The DNA region TGGTATTATTCCAGGTGCAGCACTTGGCGGATTTGTTATCGGAATTATCGAAACCCTCACTTATGTGATTAGTTTGGATACATTCCGTGATGCGGTTGTATATACTGTCTTGATTATCATCCTCTTGGTACGTCCGAGTGGTATCCTTGGTAAGAACGTGAAAGAGAAGGTGTAGACATGAAGCAACATCTTAAAGTTAATGCGATTTGGTTGGCTATCTTGCTAGCTGGTTTTGGTCTTATTCAGGGCCTTGTATCCGCAGGAATTCTGAACTTTTACTATATCCAGATTGTTCAACAAATCGGCATTCAAATTATTCTGGCAGTCGGCTTGAACTTGATCGTTGGTTTCTCAGGTCAATTTTCGCTTGGTCATGCTGGTTTTATGGCTATCGGTGCCTATGCAGTAGCTATTCTTGGTAAAATGATGCCATCTTATGGTGGATTTGCTATTGCTTTGATTATTGGTATGTTTATCGCAGGCGCAGTAGCTCTTTTGGTTGGCATTCCAACTCTTCGCTTGAAGGGGGACTATCTTGCTATTGCGACACTTGGCGTTGCAGAAATTATCCGGATTCTGATCATCAATGGTGGTCCTTTGACAAATGGTGCAGCAGGGATTACCTCAATCCCACTCTTTACGAGTTGGCCTATGGTTTATATTTTCGTCATTGTTACAACCCTGCTGACGGTAAACTTTTTACGTAGTCCGATGGGACGTGTGACGATTTCTGTTCGCGAAGATGAGATTGCGGCAGAGTCAGTTGGTGTCAATCCTACGTTTGTGAAAGTTTCGGCTTTTGTATTTGGAGCGATGACGGCAGCTATTGCCGGTGGTCTTCATGCAGGTTATGTTGGAACAATCGTTCCAAAGGATTTTGCCTTCATGACATCTGTTAATGTTTTGATTATCATTGTATTGGGTGGGTTAGGGTCAATCACTGGTACGTTTGTAGCGGCGATTGTTCTTGGAATTTTGAATGTACTTCTCAAGAGTTACTCAGATATTTCTATGATTATCTATTCGCTGGCACTCATTCTCTTGATGATTTTCCGTCCAGGTGGTCTTCTGGGAACGAAAGAATTTAGTATGGCAGCTTTGTTTAAGAAGAAGGAGGTTAAGTAATGGCCTTGCTTGAAGTAAAAAATTTAACCAAAAACTTCGGTGGATTGACAGCTGTTGGTGATGTGACCATGGAACTTCATGAAGGGGAGCTGGTTGGTCTTATTGGACCAAACGGTGCTGGTAAAACAACCCTTTTCAACCTTTTAACGGGTGTTTATGAGCCAAGTGAGGGTAGTATCACACTTGCGGGTACTCTCTTGAATGGTAAAGCCCCTTCGAAAATTGCTTCACTGGGACTTGGTCGCACATTCCAAAATATTCGCTTGTTCAAAAATATGACCGTCTTGGAAAATGTTTTGATTGGTCTCAGCAATCATGGCAAAGCTAAAATCTTTGCAAGTTTCTTCCGCCTACCAGCATTTTATAGAAACGAAGAAACCTTGAAAACAAAAGCTATTGAACTTTTAAAAATCTTTGATTTGGATAGTGATGCGGATACGCTAGCAAAAAATCTTCCTTACGGACAACAACGCCGCTTGGAAATCGTTCGTGCCCTTGCGACCGAACCGAAAATT from Streptococcus ruminantium includes:
- a CDS encoding branched-chain amino acid ABC transporter permease, with product MKQHLKVNAIWLAILLAGFGLIQGLVSAGILNFYYIQIVQQIGIQIILAVGLNLIVGFSGQFSLGHAGFMAIGAYAVAILGKMMPSYGGFAIALIIGMFIAGAVALLVGIPTLRLKGDYLAIATLGVAEIIRILIINGGPLTNGAAGITSIPLFTSWPMVYIFVIVTTLLTVNFLRSPMGRVTISVREDEIAAESVGVNPTFVKVSAFVFGAMTAAIAGGLHAGYVGTIVPKDFAFMTSVNVLIIIVLGGLGSITGTFVAAIVLGILNVLLKSYSDISMIIYSLALILLMIFRPGGLLGTKEFSMAALFKKKEVK
- a CDS encoding ABC transporter ATP-binding protein — encoded protein: MALLEVKNLTKNFGGLTAVGDVTMELHEGELVGLIGPNGAGKTTLFNLLTGVYEPSEGSITLAGTLLNGKAPSKIASLGLGRTFQNIRLFKNMTVLENVLIGLSNHGKAKIFASFFRLPAFYRNEETLKTKAIELLKIFDLDSDADTLAKNLPYGQQRRLEIVRALATEPKILFLDEPAAGMNPQETTELTQLIRKIKEEFNITIMLIEHDMSLVMEVTERIYVLEYGRLIAHGTPEEVRSDKRVIEAYLGGEA